One genomic segment of Aquamicrobium lusatiense includes these proteins:
- a CDS encoding GntR family transcriptional regulator produces MTIQNADMHTTDLQLDLARRIVAHLRDRSAPAGARVSSAELAAEFRVSRSPVTRALSLLLDRGILEKTSTGRLAVVRDMAGVELDAVVPASETEELFTRIMRDRARGELPTEVSESELIPRYGASRGVIRRLMMRFAAEGLAERQQGHGWRFVASLDATQLKASYQFRLIVECSAFRIPDYDAQPERVEQLRLGHERILSLGRNAGADEWFQVNAGFHEALASFSGNPFLVSAVQQQNSLRRMWESAIYQELSIDRIRISCNEHLSILDAVDKGNLEWAESLMREHLKKAGGL; encoded by the coding sequence ATGACAATTCAAAATGCAGATATGCACACCACCGATCTGCAACTGGATCTCGCCCGCAGGATCGTCGCGCATCTGCGCGACCGGTCGGCACCCGCAGGCGCGCGCGTGTCGTCGGCGGAGCTTGCCGCGGAATTCAGGGTCTCGCGATCCCCGGTGACGCGGGCGCTATCTCTTCTTCTCGACCGAGGAATTCTGGAGAAGACATCGACCGGCCGTCTCGCAGTGGTGCGCGACATGGCCGGCGTCGAGCTGGATGCCGTGGTGCCGGCCTCGGAAACCGAGGAGCTGTTCACGCGCATCATGCGCGACAGGGCGCGCGGCGAATTGCCCACAGAAGTTTCCGAAAGCGAGCTAATCCCGCGCTATGGCGCCTCGCGCGGCGTCATACGCCGCCTGATGATGCGCTTTGCCGCCGAGGGCCTTGCCGAGCGCCAGCAGGGACATGGCTGGCGCTTCGTCGCGTCCCTCGACGCCACCCAGCTCAAGGCGAGCTACCAGTTCCGCCTGATCGTGGAATGCTCCGCGTTTCGCATTCCCGACTATGATGCACAGCCCGAACGCGTCGAGCAGTTGCGGCTCGGCCACGAGCGCATTCTGAGCCTTGGGCGCAATGCGGGCGCGGACGAATGGTTTCAGGTCAATGCCGGCTTCCACGAGGCGCTGGCCTCGTTCTCCGGCAACCCGTTTCTGGTTTCCGCGGTGCAGCAGCAGAACAGCCTGCGGCGCATGTGGGAGTCCGCGATCTATCAGGAGCTGTCGATCGACCGGATCCGGATTTCCTGCAACGAGCATCTTTCCATTCTCGATGCCGTCGACAAGGGCAATCTGGAATGGGCGGAATCGCTGATGCGCGAACACCTGAAGAAGGCCGGCGGGCTGTAA
- a CDS encoding C45 family autoproteolytic acyltransferase/hydolase, whose translation MKSVEPFPLVDLSGSPRERGLAYGAAAKERIDRSIALYRGQLRAAGYDLGDLAGLSQDFRKRVGDWAPEMLEEMDAIAEGAGVDAVDILLINARTELVQLAKRKVAANASEPDGCTGVVVLPEASATGELLHAQTWDWLAECADTAVVLRIRRDDGPDVLTFTEAGGMARNGFNSVGTSITANYLESDRDYRTLGLPLSLIRRRALEQQHFSQSVKIVATTPKSASNNMILSTVQGFAVDLECAPDEAFPITPQDGLIVHANHWQSPVALSKLKEMGLHNMPDSIYRDFVVRRHLRGCGYTIGEQDIRDALSDRLGAPFSVCRPPIPGMSGNLSATVATLLFRPAAGTMEITPLPAINAEATIYRLEMESAVRAMNSGAREKVLADA comes from the coding sequence GTGAAGAGTGTCGAGCCGTTTCCGCTTGTTGATTTGAGCGGGTCTCCCCGTGAACGTGGTCTGGCCTATGGTGCTGCTGCAAAAGAGCGGATCGACCGTTCCATCGCCCTCTATCGGGGGCAGTTGCGCGCCGCCGGATATGATCTTGGAGACCTCGCCGGTCTCTCTCAGGATTTTCGCAAGCGCGTCGGCGACTGGGCTCCGGAAATGCTGGAGGAAATGGACGCCATAGCCGAAGGCGCCGGCGTCGATGCCGTCGACATTCTTCTCATCAATGCCCGCACCGAGCTGGTGCAGCTGGCAAAGCGCAAGGTGGCGGCGAATGCCAGCGAGCCCGACGGATGCACGGGTGTCGTGGTGTTGCCTGAAGCCTCCGCCACGGGCGAGTTGCTGCATGCGCAGACGTGGGACTGGCTGGCCGAATGCGCCGATACGGCAGTCGTGCTGCGAATCCGCCGCGATGACGGGCCCGATGTGCTGACCTTCACCGAGGCCGGCGGCATGGCCCGCAACGGCTTCAACTCGGTCGGCACCTCCATCACCGCCAACTATCTGGAATCGGATCGTGATTACCGCACCCTCGGGCTGCCGCTTTCCCTCATCCGCCGCAGGGCGCTTGAGCAGCAGCATTTCTCCCAGTCGGTGAAGATCGTGGCGACGACTCCCAAATCGGCGTCGAACAACATGATCCTGAGCACCGTTCAGGGCTTTGCCGTCGATCTCGAGTGCGCGCCGGACGAGGCGTTTCCGATCACGCCGCAGGACGGGCTCATCGTGCATGCCAACCACTGGCAAAGCCCGGTGGCGCTCTCCAAGCTGAAGGAGATGGGGCTGCACAACATGCCCGACAGCATCTATCGCGATTTCGTGGTGCGGCGTCATCTGCGCGGCTGCGGCTATACCATCGGCGAACAGGATATTCGCGATGCGCTTTCGGACAGGCTGGGCGCGCCGTTTTCGGTCTGCCGTCCGCCGATACCCGGCATGTCGGGCAACCTTTCGGCCACGGTGGCGACGCTGCTGTTCCGCCCGGCTGCCGGCACCATGGAGATCACGCCGCTGCCGGCGATCAACGCTGAGGCCACCATCTACCGGCTGGAGATGGAAAGTGCCGTGCGCGCCATGAACTCCGGAGCCCGCGAGAAGGTGCTGGCGGATGCCTGA